The proteins below are encoded in one region of Nocardioides marmorisolisilvae:
- a CDS encoding FG-GAP-like repeat-containing protein: MPFNKSRYITVCQQLLVTATVLAVGVTAAGVVTLDIVGPQPDAGTGLARDLTAAVDVHPAYVDQKAITPKVREVTLDAAAPAGGATRADARSVAPDTAKGTPAPRPDSTPSHGSQRSAPVVPSAPRATIHGLPVALTSAPEAVAGYATVGVTWAPGTEPAEDQIAFQVRTLTGETWSSWQQLQYHDDHGPDASDDADNAHARPGTDALVVGDVDQVQMRVAAAGGRVPAGLQLALINPGRDDLTKEKPAIDTAKLPASDASATGAPIEDTSKLATPAAEQAVSRPGSSVALSAMKVAPKPQIFSRAQWGANEKLREQGPPDYGTIKTGFVHHTVNANNYTRKDVPALIRGIYAYHVISRGWRDIGYNFLVDRFGRIWEGRYGGVDRPVIGAHTLGFNDVSFAMSAIGNYDIAEPPKVLLDAYARLFAWKLSMYNIKANATGIRLRGYTLHAINGHRDVGQTACPGRYLYAKLPYIRTEARQIQIAAQTGGSTPTPTPTPTAYNPLKKTPYGPAQPRMSFPRTSNIMGNATQPDLVAQRSDGSLYVLRTGGMVGFRPAVASTGAWAQMSRIVAVGDVTGDGNGDVMARTRGSRSWAIYRGDGAGHISARPVAHTRPMRHVARLFSAGDWNRDGRADLVGIDRRNGSLYLYPGAPGVGAFGKRRLLARNWTRFAQTAVAGDLNGDKVPDVVALTPAHGLYVALGSASGRLRPARWVQTLSKAYNGLSGAGDLTGDRAGDVLVRNRWNGTALILAGNGTGGFGHPYGPFPGMGGLRQMSGAQLAGGKRPDILGRVGNRLEVLANNDLVNLRRPVSAHLRTSPTTAIYTVGDWNGDGLPDLVSRQRGGDVLMLHLGLGHGRFRPGRVMSTGWSRLTMLAAVGDVTGDGRPDLMGRQPSGAMRIFPSDGRSGFLPAIKTRTAMRTFNQMGPGSWDPRPRADSTIDAADGSFVPLAGVVKGTSSPLRTVAASLKSTYDWVIGPGDVNGDGRPDLLGRQRSDNTLWLIPGTATGFGPRQFVGSGLGKYRLAD; this comes from the coding sequence ATGCCGTTCAACAAGTCCCGGTACATCACCGTGTGCCAGCAGCTGCTGGTCACTGCGACCGTGCTCGCGGTGGGCGTCACCGCGGCCGGCGTGGTGACGCTGGACATCGTGGGGCCCCAGCCCGACGCCGGGACGGGTCTCGCGCGGGACCTGACTGCGGCCGTCGACGTCCACCCTGCCTACGTCGACCAGAAGGCGATCACGCCGAAGGTGCGTGAGGTCACCCTCGACGCTGCTGCACCTGCCGGCGGCGCGACGAGGGCAGACGCGCGCAGCGTGGCACCGGACACCGCCAAGGGCACTCCTGCCCCCCGTCCTGACTCGACCCCGAGCCATGGTTCGCAGCGCAGCGCTCCCGTCGTACCGAGCGCGCCGCGGGCGACGATCCACGGCCTGCCGGTGGCGCTCACCAGCGCTCCTGAGGCGGTGGCGGGCTACGCGACGGTCGGCGTCACCTGGGCTCCCGGCACCGAGCCTGCTGAGGACCAGATCGCCTTCCAGGTGCGCACCCTGACCGGGGAGACCTGGTCGTCCTGGCAGCAGTTGCAGTATCACGACGACCACGGGCCGGACGCCTCCGATGACGCCGACAACGCCCACGCTCGCCCCGGGACCGACGCGCTCGTCGTCGGGGACGTGGACCAGGTGCAGATGCGTGTCGCCGCCGCCGGGGGCAGGGTGCCCGCAGGCCTCCAGCTCGCACTGATCAACCCCGGCCGGGACGACCTCACCAAGGAGAAGCCGGCGATCGACACCGCGAAGCTGCCGGCGTCGGACGCGAGCGCGACCGGGGCACCGATCGAGGACACCAGCAAGCTCGCGACCCCCGCAGCGGAGCAGGCGGTCTCGCGGCCGGGCAGCAGCGTCGCGCTGAGCGCGATGAAGGTCGCGCCCAAGCCGCAGATCTTCTCCCGGGCACAGTGGGGCGCCAACGAGAAGCTGCGCGAGCAGGGGCCGCCGGACTACGGCACCATCAAGACCGGCTTCGTGCACCACACGGTCAACGCCAACAACTACACCCGCAAGGACGTGCCGGCACTGATCCGCGGCATCTACGCCTACCACGTGATCTCCCGCGGGTGGCGCGACATCGGCTACAACTTCCTCGTCGACCGCTTCGGCCGAATCTGGGAGGGGCGGTACGGCGGGGTGGACCGGCCGGTGATCGGCGCCCACACCCTGGGCTTCAACGACGTGTCCTTCGCGATGTCGGCGATCGGCAACTACGACATCGCCGAGCCGCCGAAGGTGCTGCTCGACGCCTATGCCCGACTGTTCGCCTGGAAGCTGTCGATGTACAACATCAAGGCCAACGCCACCGGGATCCGATTGCGCGGCTACACGCTGCACGCGATCAATGGGCACCGGGACGTCGGACAGACGGCCTGTCCGGGTCGCTATCTCTACGCGAAGCTGCCCTACATCCGCACTGAGGCCAGACAGATCCAGATCGCGGCGCAGACCGGCGGCAGCACACCGACACCGACACCGACACCCACGGCGTACAACCCGCTCAAGAAGACGCCCTACGGACCAGCCCAGCCGAGGATGTCCTTCCCGCGCACGTCGAACATCATGGGCAACGCGACCCAGCCCGACCTGGTGGCCCAACGATCTGACGGCAGCCTCTATGTACTGCGCACCGGCGGGATGGTGGGCTTCCGCCCGGCGGTGGCCAGCACCGGTGCCTGGGCGCAGATGAGCAGGATCGTGGCGGTCGGCGACGTCACCGGCGACGGCAACGGCGACGTGATGGCGCGGACCCGTGGCAGCCGGTCGTGGGCCATCTACCGGGGCGACGGAGCCGGGCACATCTCGGCGAGACCCGTCGCCCACACCCGTCCGATGCGCCACGTCGCACGGCTGTTCTCCGCCGGCGACTGGAACCGCGACGGCCGGGCCGACCTCGTCGGGATCGACCGTCGCAACGGGTCGCTGTACCTCTACCCGGGCGCCCCCGGGGTGGGCGCCTTCGGGAAGCGACGCCTGCTCGCCCGCAACTGGACCCGCTTCGCCCAGACGGCGGTCGCCGGCGATCTCAACGGAGACAAGGTGCCGGACGTCGTCGCACTCACCCCCGCGCATGGCCTCTACGTGGCGCTCGGCAGCGCGTCGGGTCGGCTCCGCCCCGCGAGGTGGGTTCAGACCCTGAGCAAGGCCTACAACGGCCTGAGCGGGGCCGGTGACCTGACCGGTGACAGGGCCGGGGACGTCCTGGTCCGCAACCGCTGGAACGGCACCGCGCTGATCCTCGCGGGCAACGGCACAGGTGGCTTCGGCCATCCCTACGGACCGTTCCCAGGAATGGGCGGGCTCCGGCAGATGAGTGGTGCCCAACTGGCGGGCGGCAAGCGTCCGGACATCCTGGGCCGGGTGGGCAACCGCCTCGAGGTGCTCGCGAACAACGACCTGGTCAACCTCCGTCGCCCCGTGTCGGCCCACCTCAGGACCAGCCCCACGACAGCGATCTACACCGTCGGCGACTGGAACGGGGACGGTCTGCCCGACCTCGTGAGCCGGCAGCGCGGTGGAGACGTGCTGATGCTCCATCTGGGTCTGGGCCACGGACGCTTCCGACCCGGACGGGTGATGTCGACCGGCTGGAGCCGGCTGACGATGCTCGCCGCAGTCGGTGACGTGACCGGCGACGGCCGGCCCGACCTGATGGGCCGACAGCCCAGCGGTGCGATGCGGATCTTCCCCAGCGACGGCCGAAGCGGCTTCCTGCCGGCGATCAAGACGAGGACCGCGATGCGCACCTTCAACCAGATGGGTCCGGGCAGCTGGGACCCGCGACCTCGTGCCGACTCGACCATCGACGCCGCCGATGGCTCCTTCGTCCCGCTCGCGGGCGTCGTCAAGGGCACGTCCTCGCCGCTGCGGACCGTCGCGGCATCCCTGAAGTCCACCTACGACTGGGTGATCGGACCCGGGGACGTGAACGGGGACGGACGTCCTGACCTGTTGGGCCGACAACGGTCCGACAACACGCTGTGGTTGATTCCGGGAACGGCGACGGGCTTCGGCCCCCGCCAGTTCGTCGGCAGCGGCTTGGGGAAGTACCGCCTCGCCGACTAG
- a CDS encoding ABC transporter ATP-binding protein, whose translation MGSESIVVDAVSKEFSMQYHRTLKQMAVATVRRLPLQETFLAVNDVSFTVEQGEAIGLMGLNGSGKSTLLKLINGVLNPDKGKILTRGRIAGLIATGAGFHPQLTGRENLFLNGAILGMSEAEINRKFDEIVAFADIGRFLDTPVSHYSSGMYARLGFSIAVHVDADIFLADEVLAVGDRPFKKKCLAKMQEIRHQGTTIFYVSHAAASVRSMCDRVLVLESGKLNFDGDVAEGIRYLQYDGDGEDESDLDAEMDEELGADI comes from the coding sequence ATGGGTAGCGAGTCGATCGTGGTCGATGCGGTCTCCAAGGAGTTCAGCATGCAGTACCACCGCACCCTGAAGCAGATGGCGGTCGCGACCGTACGCAGGTTGCCGCTCCAGGAGACCTTCCTGGCGGTCAACGACGTCTCCTTCACCGTCGAGCAGGGGGAGGCGATCGGCCTGATGGGCCTGAACGGCTCCGGCAAGTCGACCCTGCTCAAGCTGATCAACGGCGTGCTGAACCCCGACAAGGGCAAGATCCTCACCCGCGGCCGGATCGCCGGCCTGATCGCCACCGGCGCCGGCTTCCACCCGCAGCTCACCGGGCGGGAGAACTTGTTCCTCAACGGCGCGATCCTGGGGATGAGCGAGGCCGAGATCAACCGCAAGTTCGACGAGATCGTTGCCTTCGCCGACATCGGCAGGTTCCTCGACACCCCGGTCTCGCACTATTCCTCGGGCATGTACGCCCGGCTCGGCTTCTCGATCGCGGTCCACGTCGATGCCGACATCTTCCTGGCCGACGAGGTGCTCGCGGTGGGGGACCGCCCGTTCAAGAAGAAGTGCCTCGCCAAGATGCAGGAGATCCGTCACCAGGGCACCACGATCTTCTATGTCTCCCATGCGGCCGCGTCGGTGCGCTCGATGTGCGACCGGGTCCTGGTGCTGGAGTCGGGCAAGCTCAACTTCGACGGTGACGTCGCCGAGGGCATCCGCTACCTGCAGTACGACGGCGACGGCGAGGATGAGTCCGACCTCGACGCCGAGATGGACGAGGAGCTCGGCGCCGACATCTGA
- a CDS encoding ABC transporter permease — MRAANKASGPGSDQKGRRADAAKRARRLARAKAESMPVVAAFDGPRLERRVDAPLVQPAPHGGIIEVLRQPYLLRLIVSRLLASMYAASLLGLLWSYIQPAMRFAIYFVVFGFVFNLHQGFPSFAIHLFCGIVFVHYFTETWSGGTRSIWQNRSLVMKMRMPRETFPVAAMVVAAYHTFPQILVLIFICVLSGWHISISGIIAALLGVGILVCISLALGLFFSALNVFYKDFQNIVQTLLQFLHFMVPMMYPFSRIYQLQHVHPWLYQVYMANPVAEAVLLMQRFFWWGVVPANRKQGSGLIQPGGGHTVEFPPDLFERGLVMLVACAVLLYFAQRFFSRVEGKFPERM; from the coding sequence GTGAGGGCTGCAAACAAGGCGAGCGGCCCCGGATCCGATCAGAAGGGCCGTCGCGCCGATGCGGCGAAGCGCGCCCGCCGACTGGCGCGCGCGAAGGCCGAGTCGATGCCGGTCGTGGCCGCGTTCGACGGGCCGAGGCTCGAGCGCCGCGTGGACGCGCCGCTGGTGCAGCCCGCTCCGCACGGCGGGATCATCGAGGTCCTTCGCCAGCCCTACCTGCTTCGGCTGATCGTGTCCCGGCTGCTGGCGTCGATGTACGCGGCCTCGCTTCTCGGCCTGCTCTGGTCCTACATCCAGCCGGCGATGCGGTTCGCGATCTACTTCGTGGTCTTCGGCTTCGTGTTCAACCTGCACCAGGGCTTTCCGTCGTTCGCGATCCACCTGTTCTGCGGGATCGTCTTCGTGCACTACTTCACCGAGACCTGGAGCGGCGGGACCCGGTCGATCTGGCAGAACCGGTCACTGGTGATGAAGATGCGGATGCCCCGGGAGACCTTCCCGGTGGCCGCGATGGTGGTGGCCGCCTACCACACCTTCCCGCAGATCCTGGTGCTGATCTTCATCTGCGTGCTGTCGGGCTGGCACATCTCGATCTCGGGCATCATCGCCGCGCTCCTGGGCGTCGGGATCCTGGTGTGCATCTCCTTGGCGCTCGGACTGTTCTTCAGCGCGCTGAACGTGTTCTACAAGGACTTCCAGAACATCGTCCAGACCCTCCTGCAGTTCCTGCACTTCATGGTGCCGATGATGTATCCGTTCTCCCGGATCTACCAGCTGCAGCACGTGCATCCGTGGCTCTACCAGGTCTACATGGCGAACCCGGTCGCCGAGGCGGTGCTGCTGATGCAGCGGTTCTTCTGGTGGGGCGTGGTCCCGGCCAACCGCAAGCAGGGTTCCGGGCTGATCCAGCCGGGGGGAGGCCACACCGTGGAGTTCCCACCGGACCTCTTCGAGAGGGGCCTCGTGATGCTGGTGGCGTGCGCGGTGCTGCTCTACTTCGCCCAGCGGTTCTTCTCCCGGGTCGAGGGCAAGTTCCCGGAGCGGATGTAG
- a CDS encoding glycosyltransferase, which produces MGTRLLQRQILPLDRDTDVFSLYVDLEAANLDADKYDVGGNRSARAVNAAALRQSTSTGLVLHPDQIEGRHALRIASGDRLSFGTYFNAFPASYWRRWTVVSEVTLTVRLRGRGATVTVYRSMANGRSQRVGSASTDDQDAGSFDFALSLKPFADGGWYWYDVVAGDTDVVVESGEWTAEVPDDRLEHGTVTVGITTMNRPDFCARLLGQIGADDDLRDYLDEVIVVEQGTQKVVDSTEFPAAEHLLGDRLRVIEQANLGGSGGYARGQMETLARGTATYFMCMDDDVVCEPEGIIRSVTFGDLARRPTIVGGHMFSLYSRSRLYSFGEIVQPWRFWWMSAPGVFLDWDFSARNLRSARWLHQRVDVDFNGWFMCLIPTRVLAELGLSLPLFIKWDDSEYGLRAKAAGYPTVSMPGAAVWHIPWTDKNDEVDWQAYFHERNRFVAALLHSPFPHGGKLLRESFNVQVKHLISMQYSTAELRCQALQDVLAGPEQLHADLPSKLGAVRAQVKRFQDARIEADPDAFPPVRRSKPRKKGDVTEVPSMPARLVAACVGTLRQLSKVRPLSREHPEAVVPAMDAKWYKLGTMDSAVVSMKDQTGAALYQRDPEQFRALLARSGELHQRLYREWPQLAQRYREALGEITSPETWEATFKASVEEPT; this is translated from the coding sequence ATGGGCACCCGCTTGCTGCAGCGACAGATCCTGCCGCTGGATCGCGACACCGACGTGTTCAGCCTCTACGTCGACCTGGAGGCGGCCAACCTCGACGCCGACAAGTACGACGTCGGCGGCAACCGCAGCGCACGAGCGGTCAACGCCGCGGCGCTGCGCCAGTCGACCTCGACGGGTCTGGTGCTGCACCCCGATCAGATCGAGGGCCGGCACGCGCTGCGCATCGCCAGCGGCGACCGACTCTCGTTCGGCACCTACTTCAACGCGTTCCCGGCCAGCTACTGGCGTCGCTGGACCGTCGTCAGTGAGGTCACCCTGACCGTGCGGCTTCGCGGCCGCGGCGCGACGGTGACCGTCTACCGCTCGATGGCGAACGGCCGGTCCCAGCGCGTCGGTTCGGCGAGCACCGACGACCAGGACGCCGGCAGCTTCGACTTCGCGCTGTCGCTGAAGCCCTTCGCCGACGGCGGCTGGTACTGGTACGACGTGGTCGCCGGTGACACCGACGTGGTGGTCGAGTCCGGCGAGTGGACCGCCGAGGTCCCCGACGACCGGCTCGAGCACGGCACCGTGACCGTGGGCATCACCACGATGAACCGCCCCGACTTCTGCGCCCGCCTGCTCGGCCAGATCGGTGCCGACGACGACCTGCGGGACTACCTCGATGAGGTCATCGTCGTCGAGCAGGGCACCCAGAAGGTCGTCGACTCCACGGAGTTCCCGGCGGCCGAGCATCTGCTCGGCGATCGGCTCCGGGTGATCGAGCAGGCCAACCTCGGCGGGTCCGGCGGCTACGCCCGTGGCCAGATGGAGACCCTGGCGCGCGGCACCGCGACGTACTTCATGTGCATGGACGACGACGTCGTGTGCGAGCCGGAGGGCATCATCCGCTCGGTCACCTTCGGGGACCTGGCTCGTCGCCCCACGATCGTCGGGGGCCACATGTTCAGCCTCTACTCGCGGTCCCGGCTCTACAGCTTCGGCGAGATCGTGCAGCCGTGGCGATTCTGGTGGATGTCGGCGCCCGGGGTGTTCCTCGACTGGGACTTCAGCGCCCGCAACCTGCGCTCGGCGCGCTGGCTGCACCAGCGGGTGGACGTGGACTTCAACGGCTGGTTCATGTGCCTGATCCCCACCCGGGTGCTCGCCGAGCTGGGCCTGTCGCTTCCGCTGTTCATCAAGTGGGACGACTCCGAGTACGGCCTCCGGGCGAAGGCGGCCGGCTACCCGACGGTCAGCATGCCCGGTGCTGCGGTGTGGCACATCCCGTGGACCGACAAGAACGACGAGGTCGACTGGCAGGCCTACTTCCACGAGCGCAATCGCTTCGTCGCGGCGCTGTTGCACTCGCCGTTCCCGCACGGCGGCAAGCTGCTGCGTGAGAGCTTCAACGTCCAGGTCAAGCACCTCATCTCGATGCAGTACTCCACCGCGGAGCTGCGCTGCCAAGCACTCCAGGACGTGCTCGCGGGTCCCGAACAGCTGCACGCGGACCTGCCGAGCAAGCTCGGCGCGGTGCGTGCCCAGGTCAAGCGCTTCCAGGACGCTCGGATCGAGGCCGACCCCGATGCGTTCCCGCCCGTCCGACGATCGAAGCCGCGCAAGAAGGGTGACGTCACCGAGGTCCCGAGCATGCCTGCCCGGCTGGTCGCTGCCTGCGTCGGGACGCTGCGCCAGCTCTCGAAGGTCCGCCCGCTGTCTCGCGAGCACCCCGAGGCCGTCGTGCCCGCCATGGACGCCAAGTGGTACAAGCTCGGCACGATGGACTCGGCAGTGGTCAGCATGAAGGACCAGACCGGAGCCGCCCTCTACCAGCGCGATCCTGAGCAGTTCCGTGCCCTGCTGGCGCGTTCTGGCGAACTGCATCAGCGGCTCTACCGCGAGTGGCCGCAGCTCGCCCAGCGCTACCGCGAGGCGCTCGGGGAGATCACCTCGCCGGAGACCTGGGAGGCGACCTTCAAGGCCTCGGTCGAGGAGCCCACGTGA
- the glf gene encoding UDP-galactopyranose mutase: MEADAQRPDLVVVGSGFFGLTVAERCARELGLKVLVLERRKHIGGNAYSEPDPETGIEVHVYGAHLFHTSNKRVWDYVRQFTDFTSYQHRVYSNHDGQVYPLPINLGTINQFFDAAYSPDEARALIREQAAELGDKEPVNFVEKGISLIGRPLYEAFIAHYTAKQWQTEPSRLSADIISRLPVRYTYDNRYFNDTYEGLPVDGYTAWLERMADHENIEVRLDTNFFEVRHEFTGTVPIVFTGPVDEYFGYSEGELSWRTLDFEREVVGTGDFQGTSVMNYPDEDVAFTRIHEFRHFHPERDYPDDRTVIMREYSRFAEKGDEPYYPVNTAEDRDKLLRYRDLARKEPMVLFGGRLGTYKYLDMHMAIGSALSMFDNQLAPHFRDGAELKSGGVDA; this comes from the coding sequence GTGGAAGCCGATGCCCAGCGCCCCGACCTCGTCGTCGTCGGCTCCGGATTCTTCGGGCTGACGGTCGCCGAGCGGTGCGCCCGTGAGCTGGGCCTGAAGGTCCTGGTCCTCGAGCGCCGCAAGCACATCGGCGGCAACGCATACAGCGAGCCGGACCCGGAGACCGGCATCGAGGTGCACGTCTACGGCGCGCACCTGTTCCACACCTCCAACAAGCGGGTCTGGGACTACGTCAGGCAGTTCACCGACTTCACCTCCTACCAACACCGCGTGTACAGCAACCACGACGGGCAGGTCTATCCGCTGCCGATCAACCTGGGCACGATCAACCAGTTCTTCGACGCGGCCTACAGCCCTGACGAGGCCCGGGCGCTGATCCGCGAGCAGGCCGCCGAGCTCGGCGACAAGGAGCCGGTGAACTTCGTCGAGAAGGGCATCTCGCTGATCGGGCGGCCGCTCTACGAGGCCTTCATCGCGCACTACACGGCCAAGCAGTGGCAGACCGAGCCTTCGAGGCTCTCCGCGGACATCATCAGCCGCCTCCCGGTGCGCTACACCTACGACAACCGCTACTTCAACGACACCTACGAGGGCCTGCCCGTCGACGGCTACACCGCCTGGCTTGAGCGGATGGCCGACCACGAGAACATCGAGGTCCGGCTCGACACGAACTTCTTCGAGGTGCGGCACGAGTTCACCGGCACCGTGCCGATCGTGTTCACCGGGCCGGTCGACGAGTACTTCGGCTACTCCGAGGGCGAGCTCTCCTGGCGCACCCTCGACTTCGAGCGCGAGGTCGTCGGCACCGGTGACTTCCAGGGCACGTCGGTGATGAACTACCCCGACGAGGACGTCGCCTTCACCAGGATCCACGAGTTCCGGCACTTCCATCCCGAGCGGGACTACCCCGACGACAGGACCGTGATCATGCGCGAGTACAGCCGGTTCGCCGAGAAGGGCGACGAGCCGTACTACCCGGTCAACACCGCGGAGGACCGGGACAAGCTGCTCCGCTACCGCGACCTGGCCAGGAAGGAGCCGATGGTGCTGTTCGGCGGTCGCCTGGGCACGTACAAGTATCTCGACATGCACATGGCGATCGGCTCTGCGCTCTCGATGTTCGACAACCAGCTCGCGCCGCACTTCCGTGACGGCGCCGAGCTCAAGTCCGGAGGGGTGGACGCCTGA
- a CDS encoding glycosyltransferase, translating to MSELPTTPAPVTGPARTRVVAVVVTWNRVELLQEAVVALRGQSTPPEEIVVVDNASTDETAALLRSSFADGLDVVSLGRNTGGAGGFAVGIERALTHDPDLVWLLDDDTVPTPDAAAVLVRAWQDHPGGRPSLLASKVVWTDGRDHPMNTPRPKPGATSAERVAADAVDAVPIRSASFVSVMCDANAIRERGLPVADYFLWNDDFEYTTRLVRGGAGLYVPGSVVVHKTRTYGSTDADPGERFFFEVRNKLWLFRHSTGLAPHEKLLYGGSTLRRWRRTYRGSADRATLRSATRRGFREGLWSRPRPNRTVLAEAGWPDAAARPLGRQPFSMLMSTWAGDDPDQLRDAYRTSVLEQTRPPDEVVLVQDGPVPAALARVVEELTGRSEVPTRVVRLPRNIGLGPALDAGLAACSHEIVARMDSDDLSAPERFERQLPLIEAGADIVGSGLWEFGRDRDDVVGRRTPPIDPDEIRRVIRFRDPFNHPTVVYRRSAVAAAGGYTDLALLEDYLLFTRMVEGGAVPANLPDPLVYYRVGEGAYARRGGAALLRSELALQRRLRMLGITSRAEYLRNVVVRGGYRLVPEGVRKVAYRSLLANRSTRVRR from the coding sequence GTGTCCGAGCTGCCCACCACTCCCGCTCCGGTCACAGGGCCGGCCCGGACGCGCGTGGTCGCCGTGGTCGTCACCTGGAACCGCGTCGAGCTGCTCCAGGAGGCTGTGGTCGCGCTGCGCGGCCAGTCGACGCCACCCGAGGAGATCGTGGTCGTCGACAACGCCTCCACCGACGAGACGGCAGCGCTGCTGCGGTCATCCTTCGCCGACGGCCTCGACGTGGTCTCCCTGGGCCGCAACACCGGAGGCGCGGGAGGATTCGCGGTGGGCATCGAGCGTGCCCTGACCCACGACCCCGACCTGGTCTGGCTGCTCGATGACGACACCGTGCCCACCCCCGACGCGGCCGCTGTGCTGGTCCGTGCCTGGCAGGACCACCCCGGCGGCCGGCCGTCGCTGCTGGCGAGCAAGGTGGTGTGGACCGATGGTCGCGATCACCCGATGAACACGCCGCGACCCAAGCCAGGAGCGACCTCGGCCGAGCGGGTCGCGGCTGATGCGGTCGACGCAGTCCCGATCCGTTCGGCTTCCTTCGTGTCGGTGATGTGCGACGCGAATGCGATACGCGAGCGCGGTCTGCCGGTGGCCGACTACTTCTTGTGGAACGACGACTTCGAGTACACCACCCGGCTCGTGCGCGGCGGGGCCGGTCTCTACGTGCCGGGCAGTGTGGTCGTGCACAAGACCCGGACCTACGGGTCCACCGACGCCGACCCGGGGGAGCGCTTCTTCTTCGAGGTGCGCAACAAGCTCTGGCTGTTCCGCCACTCCACGGGCCTGGCTCCGCACGAGAAGCTGCTGTACGGCGGGTCCACGCTCCGCCGCTGGCGACGTACCTATCGCGGCTCGGCGGACCGGGCGACCCTGCGATCCGCGACCCGGCGGGGATTCCGTGAAGGGCTGTGGTCCCGGCCGCGGCCCAACCGGACGGTGCTCGCCGAGGCCGGCTGGCCCGACGCCGCGGCCCGCCCACTCGGCCGACAGCCGTTCAGCATGCTGATGAGCACCTGGGCCGGCGACGACCCCGATCAGCTGCGCGACGCCTACCGCACCAGCGTCCTCGAGCAGACCCGCCCGCCCGACGAGGTGGTGCTGGTCCAGGACGGCCCGGTGCCGGCCGCACTCGCTCGCGTCGTGGAGGAGCTGACCGGCCGCAGCGAGGTGCCCACCCGGGTGGTGCGGCTGCCGAGAAACATCGGCCTGGGCCCGGCGCTCGACGCCGGACTGGCGGCCTGCTCCCACGAGATCGTCGCCCGGATGGACTCAGACGACCTCAGCGCTCCGGAGCGCTTCGAGCGCCAGCTCCCACTGATCGAGGCCGGCGCGGACATCGTGGGCTCCGGACTCTGGGAGTTCGGACGCGACCGCGACGACGTCGTAGGGCGTCGTACGCCGCCGATCGACCCCGACGAGATCCGCCGGGTCATCCGCTTCCGTGACCCGTTCAACCACCCCACCGTGGTCTACCGCCGGTCGGCAGTTGCGGCAGCCGGTGGCTACACCGACCTCGCGCTGCTCGAGGACTACCTGCTGTTCACGCGGATGGTCGAGGGGGGTGCGGTGCCCGCGAACCTGCCGGACCCGCTCGTCTACTACCGCGTCGGGGAGGGTGCCTACGCCCGCCGGGGCGGGGCGGCCCTGTTGCGCTCGGAGCTGGCCCTGCAGCGACGGCTGCGGATGCTCGGCATCACCTCCCGGGCGGAGTACCTGCGCAACGTCGTCGTTCGGGGTGGCTACCGCCTGGTCCCGGAGGGTGTGAGAAAGGTCGCCTACCGCAGCCTGTTGGCAAACCGGTCCACCCGGGTCCGCCGCTAG